The Engraulis encrasicolus isolate BLACKSEA-1 chromosome 3, IST_EnEncr_1.0, whole genome shotgun sequence genome segment GGCGATGGTCCTGGTTTTTAGTCCCACGAGGAAGTTGTCGTGCACACTGGCCTGGCCCACGCCGCTCTCTTTGGTTTTGACCGCCACCGCTGACCCCGTGCCCCCCTCCGAGTCGCCAAGCGCCGTTCCCACGGCAACGGAACGCGTCTTTACCGTGGCCTGCACGTCTTTCACCAGCCCGTCCCCGACGGCGACCGTCCTAGTCTTGGTCGGGGCCGTGCTGGTGTGCTGGTCTCTCATGCACAGTTCAGTGTCAGTACAGGAATCAACAAGAGCGATGCGTTCAGTGCTGGTGGACCTGCTGACCCCCAGCACGTCCGTCTCACAGTATTGAGAGGCCATTTCAGGAAACGCTGTCGTACCCTGATCCACTCGACACACGGGATCCGTGACCGTCCCTAGGCTGACCAGCTGTTTGATAGGGCTCACGGTCACGTTCACCGAACAGTCCCCGCACCCAATGGAGCGGAACTCTTTGGTCTCGGCCTCTTGTAAGCGCAGTCCCAGACTCTCCACAGTCTCCTCAGTGTTGATCCCCATCTCGCACACGCTGAGCTCCAGCCCCACGCCTTTGTTGGACACGGTTACCTGCCTGCCCACACACTGGTCCTTTACATCCTTCCGCTCCTGCACGACCCACCTGTCCATCGGTACGTCTGGACCCACCGCAGCCGACTGCGTGTCTGGTCGACAGCACAAGCCGACCTCACGAACCTCGGGGGAGGCGGGCTTGACCTCAGCCTGACCTGCCTCCGCATGGTTGCCAACCCCGACGCTATGTGTGAAGACCCTGGCCTCCACGGAAGTGCTGTACATCTCAGGCCGGGCCATGCAGGCCTTGTCGGCCTTCTTGCGGTTGCCGGCGGCGTGCAGCTCCAGCTTGAGCTTGCTCATCTCCATCTGGTGCGTGGTCTCCTTGAGCTGCACCTCCAGCCGGTAGATCTTCTCCTTCAGCGACTCGATGGTCTGGTGCTGCAGCTCGATCTCGGCCTCGGCCTCCGTGCTCATGCCCAGCATCGCCTCAGACACCCCGACCCCCGTGCTCCTCGTCTCCTGCCGCTCCGTCCCCACCGACGCGTCCCTGCACCGATCTGGCGAACGCCTGCAGATGACCACGTCGTTCATGTTCTCATCGGTGCCCACCGCGATGGACTGCTTCGTAGGACTTGCGCTTCTCCTCCCATCGTCCTTCTGGGTTGGGGTTTGGGTGCGTGGATGTGGCTGCGGCCTCTGGTTCTGGCTCTGCTTCTGAGCCGAGCTCGGCTCCTGGATCTTCTTCTCCAGAGCCTGCATCTCGGCAGTCAGTTGCCGGAACTCCTGCAGCCGCTGCGAGCTCTGCTCCATGCCCTCCAGGCCCTCGTCGATGTGCAGCTCAGAGCTGCCCTGCTTGAGCTGGGCCAGCGGCTCGTACTGGTCGGCGCTGCCCACGCTGAACGAGCGCTTCCGGAAGCCTCCGGGGCCGAGGTTCTTCATCTGCGAGTTCAtctgcctcttctcctcctgcagcACGGCGATCTTGACCTGCAAGATGGGGATGGTCTTCACCTGCTCCTCCAGCTCCTTCAGCCTCTTCAGCGCCACCACCATCTGGTCCCGGATGTGCTGCAGGTGCGCCGGGCTCACGTTGGTGACGGGCGTGGTCATGCCTGAGCTCATGGGGCTGTGGCGCATGGAGCCGCCCATGGAAGGGGTGAAGTACGCCGGGTTGCCGCCATAGTCGCCGTTGGGGAGGTGCCCGTTGTGCACCAGGAGGTGCGAGCTGGGCGAGATCTGAGGGGCGCCCACCGAGCCCCCGAACGAGGAGGAGGCCAGCGAGCTGTTGGAGCCCATGCCACCGAAGCTGGCCAGCCGGCGGCGGGGAGGGGGGTCGCTGGCGGGCGGCTGGGCCATGAGCCTTTCCTGCTCCAGGCGCCGTCGAGTCTCCATCAGGGTCTTCTCCACCTGGAGGTTGTGCCGGGGGAtgcggggggagggaggggagagatgctgctgctgctgctgcctggtcTCCAGGACACTCAGGTAGCTCTGGGGAGCCTCATGGAGGGGGTTGGAAGAAGGGGGGATTGCCGGGCTGGGTCGGAATAGTTGCGAGTGGGAGAACTGGGGCGGTGGtggctggggaggaggagggggcggcgGGATGGCGGGAGTGAGGAACACGGGCGACTGGGACACCTTGTGGTTCTCATCActgttggaggaggagagggagtcgGTGGAGGTCCACTCCGCCAGGCCACAGCctccgccactgctgctgctcacgctgttgttgttgctgtgttgcGAGGAGGTGGAGGGCCGCGCCGACTTGGGCTTCCGCTGGATGTTCAGCTTCTTGATGGTGTTGCCCCGCTCAATGTCGTCCACATACTTGAGGAAGTCCAGGTCTAGCTGGAAGCCGTAGGGGGTCTCCAGGTAGTACGgagccttctcctcctcatctttttcTACaaggaagaagaaaacaaaagatTAGAAATACATTTAGGTACTACCATCATctacaaaaataaatgttaaaaagttATTCCATCATAGTGCACTGCTAATTTAATATGTTTTAATAATGCTGAACTTCAGTACACTGTTAGTGCAAAGTTTGAGGTAAAACAGAAGCGAATAATGATTTTATCTACAACAGATTAATAACTTCCTACGGCTGTTGTCATGGAGCTGCCCCTTATATAAGCCTTCCAAACAAGCGACCAGCAGAGATTTGTGTCAACAACTGACCTGGATTGTGACTAGAAAGAACAATTAATGTAATCTAGAGGCAGCCATTTCCCCTCAGCTGCAGctaaacacacagtcacatcacATTAGCGAGCTGCATACCAAGCCTCGCTCTCTGGGGATAGTCCTTTTGAGCTCATTtggggcagggggagagagaaagaaagaaagaaagagagagagagagatggaaagaaagacaaaacaaCACTAAGTGTTTCTCTGGGAGCTCTGGCCGATCACTTAGATTTATTGGTGCGAGTACAAACACGACGGGGAACCATTCCTGTGACAAAGCAGTAATCACACTGTGGTGTGAgcgagtctgcctgcctgcctgcctgcctgcgtcacAGGAAAACTATCTGCGGTGTCTCGGGAGACAATGTTTTTAGAGGAAACACATGGCACGGTCGCTTTACTTACACAGGCCCTGCAAACACCCCCAACGATATGCCTTAAGGGCTTTATGGCTTTTAGCGCTTTTAAAGATTTCTCGCTGCCCGTGTCTGCTGAGCCGTGTCCTGCTTTTATGGCAGAAACAGACAAAAATACTGATCCCTCCAGTTCCATGTGCTGGCAACATTCTTGCAgctgagagagaaagtggagCTTGGAGGGGTTGGGGGAGCAGAGGTGCTGGGAAGgagaaggggagtggggcacacacagaacaaacatgTTCCCCCTTACAACCCTCGCCATCTCTcctttagaaagaaaaaaatctttgAATGGAAACTAAGGGTCAGCCACGTACAGTACAAAACATGAAATTGTGCAATCCTTCAGGCAATACAAGTAGAGAACatgtgagggagaaaaaaaaagccacAGCAATAATGCCAGTGGAAACCAGTTATCAGTAATGCAGGAATGTGAATATACATAGGGGAGGACGCCCATTAAAACGCAGCTTATATCACAGTCCAAATTCCATCCCTTCATACAAGAACACTCTTCAGTTCGTTAGGCAATAAGCAGCTCCCTGTGAAGTATGCTACTTTTTCACTCCGAAAACCCAGACATACAGGCACAAGCAAACGTACACTCACCCAAAAACACTCAATATTTGCACCAGGCCACTAAGCAAAATCCTATTGCTTCAGTTTCCCATGTATACATGCAAGACACCCTGACAAGCTTTCCCTGAGTGTGCTCAGGTCCATAGCCAccatgcaaccccccccccactgtcacgACACTGAGGGCTAGAATAAACAAAAACACCAACCAGATAAAAACTAGCAGACATCCAAAGGTGGAACAGCAGTGTGGCCAACTAAGCTTCACTTACCTAAGGCAGTCTGTCGTCCTCAATGAGAGCTAGAGTGTGCAAgtgcctccctttctccctccctccttccttctctccctccctctctctctctctctctctctctctccctcccttgctcccctctctctctctaaagggcTTTTGTAAAGAGAACAAGCTGGAGTTTCGCTGCCTGCTCACACTCTTGCGCCTTCCCAAACTTCACTCCATAAGGGGAAAAATTCCACTATTGGCGTAAACTTAGCTGAGCTTTGCTGAGCTTACCATAGGCTGACGGGCTCCTCCAATCACACACagtcctctcattccctctctcttctccttcttactccccccccccctctctccttgcctctcttccGTCTGCTTACCTCTACGCCAAGACAGaccctcttttctttctgtcaCAGATACCTTTCTCCACATCACAAAGCTGGGTCCGGCCATACCAAGCCCCAACCACAGAAATGTGCTTCCTCTGTATAAACGGATGTGTTTTTCCTTAAAGCAGAGCTCCTCATAAATCAGTTCTCTTCTTTTATTCTGAAGCAACAATGTTCAAGACAGTCAAACAGTTCCCTCCATGCATAGTGCTAACACAGAGCTATCTTAAGCGACCCCATTCTGCACAAACAGTGTCTTAATCCAGACACTACAGCCCTTTTGGCATGACTAGCGCCATTCAGCAGCTGGGTAACAGTAAGCTTTTAACACTGCTCTAATATAACACAATCCCAGGTCTGTGCAGAGTCTGGACAGGCAGAGGGCTGGCACATGCATGTAACCACAGAACGGAGACGTCACGAGGAGGGAGACGGGACCGTCCAGCACAGGGCACTGGCCCTGGACAGCTGAGGGCTGACCTCACCTCGCCACACCAGGCAAAGGTCGGGGACCCCGCAGCCTTGGCTGAGGCGGGGTGACGTGACGTGACAAACAGGCCTGACGCCTGAAAGAAGGCCTCCAATAATAATTTGCTGTCGCACCATAAATTAGCCATTTAGCCAAGAGAAGACTGTGAGAAGGGCAACCAGAGACCAGAGCAGAGAAACATAACCAGCAGAATAATGTGCTGTTCCCACTTGCGCCCAGTTCATCTGACACATGAGCTGCATAAACCCACGCAGGTGTGAAATGCGGGCATACAGCCACACTGCTGATAAATGGATGACACGTGATTCTTCTCTGGGCAGCacgcagagcacagcagagcaacgACCGGGAGAGAGTCGCAGGGCAACAACAGCCTCCGCTACAGACCAGCACCGGCCAAGTTAACGTTTAACAGAGACAGCTGGTGGCACATTATTGAGACAGCGGCCACGAGGAGATAACGGATAGGAAATCAGCGAATCTGTGTAAATACAGATGAGGAAAAGATCCATATAGAGGAAAGCCATCGTAGACATTAGCATACAGGTTACAAACAAAGAAACAGGAAAGCTGTGCTCACCTAAAAAGAGTCTGAGCTGCAGGCTGGTTTTTCAGAAGGTTGAGCGAGACTTGAATAGAAAGTTCCCCCCTGACACAAAGTCAAAAAGACGTGGAGCGGTGACTGTTTGCTAGGGCAGTGATTGGCTGAAGGTCAGCAAAAGAATGACAGGCTCATAAAATCAGCCAGTGAGGAAGCAGCGGGTGAAAAAAGGGCTGACACTGGACACTATGGTTCTAGAGATTTTAGAAGATGACATGGGAATCTGCAGTGAAGCAACATCATGTGCCGTTTGTGTACAAAGAGCAGCTGAGGTACACTACACATCGAGTTCTCCAACCAGAGAATTACTGACAAAATAGAAGCCACATATTTATACCCAATGAAtatttcaattacttctgtttcTGATATCTAAAACCTGGGGTGCACTGCCAGGCATGTTCTcatcaccactcagactgtgtttgtagagaatctgatgaagactgttgaagtcgaaacgtaatccagccatgaaataataaagacaacaaaaaggatttgaagtgtgcagacttctcactttgataTCTAAAACCATACCATCATAGGCTACGATGAGGTTCAAAATCAGATTATTTACATACACAAATTATTTCATTGTGTTGCACCAAATGTCTTGAATCAGTTCCACTTTGTATTCCAACGCTTTTGTCAGCTGAATCATGCCAAGGCTGAACCGTCCCAAAGAAATGTAATGCAAGTGTCACGTAAACAACTTAAAATAGAATAGTGGCTTGCAGCATTCCTCTCAGCTCAGGCCACAGCTAACATatgggtgcacacacaaacacacacacacagacacacaaacacagacagacagacaggcacacacacacacaaacattgcgaTTGCACCACAAGTATTCCTCCAATCTAGTCAGTACAGATGTGAACGAGCCCCCATTTATCATCCTCCGGCATTTGCCTTTGTCTGAAGACAGCATGCCACTATGAAGCCCACTATCTGCCATCTAGACTCACCCGCTTCTTTAAGCTTAACGACCCGCGCTGCTTTTGCAAAGGCGCTCCAATACACGCACAGCATACCACTGATTGGTACTCTTGTGTCCAAGTATAGTTGGTTCCTTGTCCCCAGTGTCACATTCAGCAGCACTAATGGCCCCAATGTTAGTCCAGCACCAGACACTCAGTGTTTGTCATCTAAACACACTTTCCGTCATCTCTGCTCTGTGCAGCATTCCCATGTGACGCGGGTGGAAAAGCAAACCACAGCACCTTGTTCCAAATCCATTGCATTTCTAAAGGGGCAAACGGTTAAGCTGTAAATTCCTCTTACTCAAAGACATCATGCATCCATTCCCTTATAAAAGCTGGATAACAAATAAGGCTTACTTGCCTTGAATAAGGCTTTTCTTTCCACACAAATCTACCCGTTTCTTTAAAAACTATTTGACAAATTGTTTTTAgaaaaacaaatgttgcttatgagGTTCAGCCTGCTTCAGTGTGGCAAGACTACCCATGAGGTCACACATTGCCCCCTGTTTCAGCATGGAGAGAGATGGTATTGAAGGATCATGGGCCACCACATTTGCCTCATTCTCTGAATATCCAagtaaattgaaaaaaaaaacataaatcccACCTCTCACAAAATCCTTTTCCCGCCCATGTCATGTACAAATAGGTGCATTTTTGCCAAGAAAAATGTGTAGTTTAACATGGGAGTCTATGGAAGTTGCTTGATCAAATCCGCAGCCCAATTGATGCATGAGGTATGAACTTTGCACTGTTAGGTTTTGGTTTCATTGTTTAGGCTGGAATGTTGCCGCCTGGTCTGGACAAGACCCCTTTTGTGTGGATTCTGCTGTTTCCCCATGCATATTTATTCTGTTTGGCATGTCATGTTTGTATTCTGTTTGTCATTGGGGTTTCCTAGCCTTCAGCGAGTTGCACTTCTCCAATTACTTCCCTTCATACTAGTGGTACATCTGATGGAAACCTTTAGGGACCTAGGTTTGGCTGATTCATGAaaacttttgcaaatcacttcctaccagggctctaaattaacacacgccaacacgccaaacacgggtgaaaattaattttggccggtggaaaaaaatacctacccgcccattcggcttgtatgacaacgatacggcgagatttcctacattacccataaacactcccgtcgtgaccccaccccaccgtgagctttccgaagcagcagccactccgtgctgctgttgcgcgcgccaggacagaacgCATTTCAGAACTTTTGTGCGCTCACATTATTTTGACACGcagctctcccctgctcctgtcgctttcgcaccaccacttttaacgtcactattaggacTACTGTTAGCATTCACCAACACCGACACCggcaccttgctctaacaggctgcctttttaagctgcgaggacctgacctgaccgaagagtttcaataacaggagtgttgaggaacgaaatagcgacaagggcagaggaggagaacgggctgtcagagtagtgtgagcgtagctgtcagttgtcttctgaaatgtttcaagtccTGGCGCaaataagttggaaagcccacgccatcggaaagaagggcagaccttatgcccgtgcgagtaggctacgctatggaagtaacaaaggaagcgaacatttccgtgatattatttgcttttagttaaacatatcgTAACAAcatattttgttgcgcatggtagagaagagctcctggaggaaataatggtgcctatagcatataggccacacaaacacacaataggcacacacgacatcatatccatgATTGcacaacgcgcgcgcgcgcgcgtgtgtgtgtgtgtgtgtgtgtgtgtgtgggggtgtgtgttgactcctctcctcctcttcttttcctctcatctcttctccctccttggagtgtgaggttttgtcgtgtttggctgtgtgtttggtttaaaggtctgttgtgtgtggctggtgattcattgttttcagaggtaaaaataagataaaaaataaagcagaagtttaaaaaaaagtatatataatatgcttattatagacctagtatgtaggcctagtgtttatgtgttgtggaaatttgaataaaataaccacaataataataataataataataataataaaaacacaactagcctaacgcatagcctattttggcaagattaaaaaatggctagttgaacttctgtttggctggtaagaaaaaatgtctactagccaaattggctggtggtggaaaaagttaatttagagccctgcttcctACCATACGCTTGGATGAATTTATAATACAATGTCAAAGGGATTGTTCGTGAGCTGTTCCTGAGAGGTCAAGAGATGTTTGTCTGCTGTCAAACATGTAATCCAGTCTGGCTAAACAGGAGACATGTGCTGCTTTTTTCCGCTTTCGGATTGTACTGTATTTGCCAAACAATGACCAGTGGGACATGGGTAGCAATTTCTACAGCATGCCCATGTCGGCTAGTGTGATGTTTAAAGCTCAGATTGCTGGTAAACAGTTTGCAAGGACAgtctgctgtagtgtgtgtgtgtgtgtgtgtgcatgtgtatgcagtgtttgtttacactcCTGACTTCTACAATCTCAGCAGTAAGACGATACTTCACACAACGTTTTGTTATTGCAGCATTCTATTCAAGTGCTTTGTCTTTGTAACTGGGCTTTCCCAGTCTTAATCTTCCCAGGAGCTGGGGTTCCGAACACGTTTGGTCTTTTCTTTTTCAAGCGAGGTCATCGCTGGGGGCAGCCCTGGGGGTCCTGCTGCTAAGCTGGTGTCCACTTACATTCGTCCACGTGGCTTCTCATATTTTCACTTAACAAGGGTGAAGCACGCAGCTATTACGGGGGTAAGGAACAAGAATTTGGACGACTTGTAAAATCTCTACGATGTTTGCTGTGAGCACCAATGCTGTCTGACTGCAATTCAGCAAAGTGTGAAAGTCTTtgtggtttgtgtttgtttgtggtgcaCTTGTTTATTTGACTGAAAGTATGCAGTTGCTGCATCATGGATATGTAGATCCTAGACCCTCATGTTTCTAAATGACACTGCAGATATCTCTGACAAGTAGGTGGTCTATTCAAAAATCCAAACGGTCATTGGAAGCATAATTGGCAAGAACTTGGGGGCTTGTTACGATTACTTGATCCCAAAACATCACCAAAGGAACTGTTTATGacataacactttacaataacaatAAGACTGAAATGATATTTGAAAAAGAAACATAAGCCGTATGAAGTTCTGTTCACAGTTGCAAATGTTCAATACGTTTTGAAATCTGAGGGGAACAGGACAGAGCGATAAGCAGACGCTAACGATTCATAAGTCATTATGTTGGAATGTGCGTTTGGCAGCCCATAAAATACAATTATATTGAAATGCCCGTCAGTACAGTCTGGAGATGTAAACACAGATAGCAGGGTCAATGAACCGGATCCTCTCTGGCCCATACATTAACTTGCAGCCAGTCACCCATTCATCCATCATCATCTGAAAATAATCCCAAATATTCTCGGGCAGCTAAAATTAGTATCAGGGTTATTGTTCAAGTCAGTCAAAGTCGAAAGTCTAAACAAACTTGTGTCAGCAACAGTCTCTCAGCAAGACCCAAATCGAAGCTGACTTCACCCACAGACCTTCTCGGGAGCCAAGGACACGGGAACAAAACAAATGCCATACCTCAGAAATACCCAAGCGTCTGAGTCATAATATATTGCACTGCCACAGAGCATGATGCCATGTAATTActatgagggaaagagagagaagggcgcATTTACAGTATCTGGTAATGGGACTAAACGTCTGAACAGTGGGCCATTCAGTGTGCACTCTGCCCAGGTGCCAGTAAAGGGCCCTGCCCAAACGCTCCGGAGCAGGAGATTTAATATGGCATTATGCGCCTTGCTGGTGTGGAGAGACACGCGCTGGTGCTGTGTGCAGCTCTGCTGGGTATATAAAAAACAGTTCTGGTCTCTGAGCAGGGAAAGGAGTGGAgtgtcaatgcacacacacactcagacacatgcacgcacgcacgcacgcacgcacacgcatacacacacacacacacgcttatgcttacacacacacacacgcatgcttacacacacacacacacacgcatgcttacacacacacacgcatgctcacacacacacacgcatgctcacacacacacacacacacacacacacacacgctcacacaggcacactctcacacacacaggcacactctcacacacacaggcacacacacacacacaggcacacacacacacacacaggcacacacacacacacacaggcacacacacacacaggcacacacacacacaggcacacacacacacacacacacaggcacacacaggcacacacacacacacacacacacacacacacacacacacacacacacacacacacacacacacacacacacacacacacacacacacacacacacacacacacacacacacacggggcaagCAACAGAGGCTCTTTTTCTCACACTGGGCTGGTATTTCCTGACCCAGCCCCAGTGCTGCAGAAAACCATGTCAGCCAACTGACGTTTAATTACTCGGCCTCCCCCAGCCCAGCGAGCGTCATGTCAGGCTAGCAGCACTGACACAAAACAGCACTCATTACTCCGCTAAACAAACAACAGCAGCCCATTTGCTCCAGGGGGAGCTCACTCGAAGACCGAGACAAAGGACAGAACAATTCAATGAGGAAAAGGACTGAGAATCACACAGAGAAAGGAACACTGATGtgttagagtagtagagtaaggTGGAgtacatttattaatcctgagggaaattaaggtg includes the following:
- the kank1a gene encoding KN motif and ankyrin repeat domain-containing protein 1a isoform X1; its protein translation is MSSCWFNLCAFSSDSDLGGLSSDSEKDEEEKAPYYLETPYGFQLDLDFLKYVDDIERGNTIKKLNIQRKPKSARPSTSSQHSNNNSVSSSSGGGCGLAEWTSTDSLSSSNSDENHKVSQSPVFLTPAIPPPPPPPQPPPPQFSHSQLFRPSPAIPPSSNPLHEAPQSYLSVLETRQQQQQHLSPPSPRIPRHNLQVEKTLMETRRRLEQERLMAQPPASDPPPRRRLASFGGMGSNSSLASSSFGGSVGAPQISPSSHLLVHNGHLPNGDYGGNPAYFTPSMGGSMRHSPMSSGMTTPVTNVSPAHLQHIRDQMVVALKRLKELEEQVKTIPILQVKIAVLQEEKRQMNSQMKNLGPGGFRKRSFSVGSADQYEPLAQLKQGSSELHIDEGLEGMEQSSQRLQEFRQLTAEMQALEKKIQEPSSAQKQSQNQRPQPHPRTQTPTQKDDGRRSASPTKQSIAVGTDENMNDVVICRRSPDRCRDASVGTERQETRSTGVGVSEAMLGMSTEAEAEIELQHQTIESLKEKIYRLEVQLKETTHQMEMSKLKLELHAAGNRKKADKACMARPEMYSTSVEARVFTHSVGVGNHAEAGQAEVKPASPEVREVGLCCRPDTQSAAVGPDVPMDRWVVQERKDVKDQCVGRQVTVSNKGVGLELSVCEMGINTEETVESLGLRLQEAETKEFRSIGCGDCSVNVTVSPIKQLVSLGTVTDPVCRVDQGTTAFPEMASQYCETDVLGVSRSTSTERIALVDSCTDTELCMRDQHTSTAPTKTRTVAVGDGLVKDVQATVKTRSVAVGTALGDSEGGTGSAVAVKTKESGVGQASVHDNFLVGLKTRTIACGPSLPQLPTLSQAVDTQAPPVIAAPATATAPACPLPGPPAGAGVGAAAAGAGLDHYIERVQKLLQEQQMLLAENYTELADAFGQPHTQFGSINSQLVNTLSSINSVMKYGSVEELSAAADAIKRQPDGSIRGGQQVVSAVSSQSVTLRSEVIQTEGVSSTVTVTEESRQAEQKSRMDQQMSTALHGQPGGQNTLKSIMKKKDGRQGSNGTKKNLQFVGVNGGYETTSSDDSSSEESSSSGSDDDEEDEDVEEGQEALENDDETEMEKKKRGGGGEEFRNEGAVEVGKKAELSGSEKEERRERYELSEKMVSACNVLKAHLNDSKSLTSKDVRACLNTVQQEWFRVSSQKSAVPAMVEDHLAAFGGVSGPVLRHVVNMADGNGNTALHYSVSHSNFDIVKRLLDADVCNVNQQNKAGYTPIMLAALAAVESPKDMRIVEELFSKGDVNAKASQAGQTALMLAVSHGRMDMVRALLACGADVNIQDDEGSTALMCASEHGHVEIVKLLLAQPGCDATLSDSDESNALSIALEAGHKDIAVLLYAHVNFSKAQSPGTPRMGRKTSPSPTRRSVFE
- the kank1a gene encoding KN motif and ankyrin repeat domain-containing protein 1a isoform X2, giving the protein MLCVYWSAFAKAARVVKLKEAEKDEEEKAPYYLETPYGFQLDLDFLKYVDDIERGNTIKKLNIQRKPKSARPSTSSQHSNNNSVSSSSGGGCGLAEWTSTDSLSSSNSDENHKVSQSPVFLTPAIPPPPPPPQPPPPQFSHSQLFRPSPAIPPSSNPLHEAPQSYLSVLETRQQQQQHLSPPSPRIPRHNLQVEKTLMETRRRLEQERLMAQPPASDPPPRRRLASFGGMGSNSSLASSSFGGSVGAPQISPSSHLLVHNGHLPNGDYGGNPAYFTPSMGGSMRHSPMSSGMTTPVTNVSPAHLQHIRDQMVVALKRLKELEEQVKTIPILQVKIAVLQEEKRQMNSQMKNLGPGGFRKRSFSVGSADQYEPLAQLKQGSSELHIDEGLEGMEQSSQRLQEFRQLTAEMQALEKKIQEPSSAQKQSQNQRPQPHPRTQTPTQKDDGRRSASPTKQSIAVGTDENMNDVVICRRSPDRCRDASVGTERQETRSTGVGVSEAMLGMSTEAEAEIELQHQTIESLKEKIYRLEVQLKETTHQMEMSKLKLELHAAGNRKKADKACMARPEMYSTSVEARVFTHSVGVGNHAEAGQAEVKPASPEVREVGLCCRPDTQSAAVGPDVPMDRWVVQERKDVKDQCVGRQVTVSNKGVGLELSVCEMGINTEETVESLGLRLQEAETKEFRSIGCGDCSVNVTVSPIKQLVSLGTVTDPVCRVDQGTTAFPEMASQYCETDVLGVSRSTSTERIALVDSCTDTELCMRDQHTSTAPTKTRTVAVGDGLVKDVQATVKTRSVAVGTALGDSEGGTGSAVAVKTKESGVGQASVHDNFLVGLKTRTIACGPSLPQLPTLSQAVDTQAPPVIAAPATATAPACPLPGPPAGAGVGAAAAGAGLDHYIERVQKLLQEQQMLLAENYTELADAFGQPHTQFGSINSQLVNTLSSINSVMKYGSVEELSAAADAIKRQPDGSIRGGQQVVSAVSSQSVTLRSEVIQTEGVSSTVTVTEESRQAEQKSRMDQQMSTALHGQPGGQNTLKSIMKKKDGRQGSNGTKKNLQFVGVNGGYETTSSDDSSSEESSSSGSDDDEEDEDVEEGQEALENDDETEMEKKKRGGGGEEFRNEGAVEVGKKAELSGSEKEERRERYELSEKMVSACNVLKAHLNDSKSLTSKDVRACLNTVQQEWFRVSSQKSAVPAMVEDHLAAFGGVSGPVLRHVVNMADGNGNTALHYSVSHSNFDIVKRLLDADVCNVNQQNKAGYTPIMLAALAAVESPKDMRIVEELFSKGDVNAKASQAGQTALMLAVSHGRMDMVRALLACGADVNIQDDEGSTALMCASEHGHVEIVKLLLAQPGCDATLSDSDESNALSIALEAGHKDIAVLLYAHVNFSKAQSPGTPRMGRKTSPSPTRRSVFE